The genomic stretch GATGGTCCATGAGATTTTAGAATCCAATGGTGGTGGAATCATCAAAACGACCGACTTCGAGTTTATATCCAAAAAAATATTTGTGGCCACCAATGGATTTGCTTCGAAACTATTGAAATCAGAAACCGTAAAACCGGCCAGGGCCCAAGTCTTGGTTACGGAACCCATCAAAAATCTACATATAAAAGGCACATTCCATTTTGATGAGGGTTATTACTATTTCCGAAATGTTGGTGATAGAATTTTGTTTGGCGGCGGAAGAAATCTTGATTTTGACACCGAGGAAACCACCGAATTTGGGGAAACACAAATCATCCAAGCTAAGCTTGAAGCATTGCTCCGTAATATGATTTTGCCCAAACAAACCGTAAAAATTGAGCGAAGGTGGAGCGGCATCATGGGTGTCGGCACCCAAAAGTCGCCCATAGTAAAAGAGATTTCCAACTCCGTTTACTGTGGTGTCCGTTTGGGCGGTATGGGCGTGGCCCTTGGCAGTCTTGTGGGCAAGGAATTGGCCGATATGGCTTAGCAAAGTTCAAGTTTCAAATCAAACCATTCGCCCATCCAATAAATTGATGATTCGAGAACCGTATTCCGCATTTTTCTCGGAATGTGTCACTTGGATGATGGTCACGCCCTCTTCATTCAGTTTTTTGAAAAGTTCCATGATCTCCTCACCTTGTTTGGAGTTTAAGTTTCCCGTAGGTTCATCCGCCAAAATCAATTTTGGGTTGGAAATCAGTGCACGGGCCACACCCACCAATTGCTGCTGGCCTCCGCTTAACTGAGCCGGAAAAAGGTCTTTTTTGCCCACAATGTTGAAACGATCTAACATGTCGGCGACCATCGCCTTGCGTTCGGAGCCTTTGATTTTTTTATAAATCAAGGGCATTTCCAAATTTTCCTTAACCGTAAGTTCATCCAATAAGTGGTAGGATTGGAACACAAACCCGATGTATTGTTTGTACAGGTTGGAACGGTGTTTTTCTTTAAGGGAATGGACTGATTCGTCCATGAAGTTGTATGCTCCCTCATCAAAAGTATCCAGCATCCCGATCACGTTGAGCAAAGTGGATTTTCCAGATCCCGATGGCCCCATGATGGAGATAAACTCGCCCTCTTCCACCTCCAGATTGATGTCCTTTAATAAAAATATACGTTGGCCGCCCGTGGTGACCCATTTAAAAATATTGTTGAGTTCTAAAAGCATAATGTGTTTATTTATTCGTCTTTCAATGATTCTACAGGATTGGTGACAGCTGCCTTAAAACTTTGCCAGCTTACCGTTAAAAACGTAATCAGAAGTGCGGTTACCCCGGCCAAAGCAAAAATCCACCAACTAAATTTGGTCCTATATGTAAATCCTTCCAACCATTGGTTCATTACATACCATGCGCTGGGTATGGCAATAAGGAAGGCCAGCCCTAACAATTTCACAAAATCCTTATTCAGTAAGGTCAATACTTGTGTTATGGTGGCGCCGTTTACCTTTCTTATCCCGATCTCTTTTTTACGTAGCACTACGGTATATGCCGTAAGGCCAAAAAGCCCCAATGATGCTATGAGGATGGAAAGCACGGTGAAAATCTGAAAGGCGTTTCCAAAAGCTTTGTCCTGCTCGTATTGGGCTTCAAACTTTTCGTCCAAGAACGTATAATCGAATGTACTCTTCGGAAAGACCTCTCGCCATTTATTTTCAATTTGATGTAGAGCCGATGCAACCCCGGCAACCGATGTGGCGGATTTATCCAGTTTGATCAATATGTTGCTGATGTTGTCCTGATATCTAATGATGGTGGGCAAAACAGGGCTTTTTAATCCAAAGTGATAATAATCCTTGATAACGCCCATAACCCTCCAATCGTTGTTTCCCCAAAAAGTCAACGTTTTATTGAGCAATTCATCGGGCGAAGAGATTCCCATGGTCTTTAAAAATGTCTCGTTAACCACTATTTGATTTCCCCCCAAATTAGAATTTGGGATAAATGTCCCTCCCGCTAAAAACTCAATGTCCACTAAGTCAAAATAATCCGGTTGGGCATGGTAGGTATAGAAAACGTTTATTTCATCTTTTCTGCCGTCGGGCAGCCAAAGTCCGCGAGTTGAAGACAGATTGTCAAAACTATCTCCTGGATACGTCTGTGCAATGGCCGTGCTCTCAACAAAAGGAAACACCTCCAACTGCTCTTTCAACACCCTAAATTCATTAACGACCAAAGAATCCGCCTTGTCCGAAACCACTGTTCCGTGCAGTGCTATGATTTGGTCAACATTGGCCCCTATGGGTTGATTATCCAAAAAATTGATCTGCTTGGTGATTACAAATGTTCCCGTTAATAGGACGATTGTAGCAAAAAATTGGGTGACGATAAGTCCTTTCCGCAACCCAATGCCTTCGGTCGAGGCCCTTACCTTTCCTTTCAGTGCTTTTGCCGGCGAATACCTGCTGAGCAATAACGCGGGATAAAGCCCGGCCAAAATCACTCCTCCTATTATGAAAATAAAATAAGGGGTAAGATTGATGAGCGCCTCCCAATCAAGGTAGAGTTCATTTCCCGTAATCTTGTTATAGAGGGGCATTGCCGCAAAAACCAATGATAGGCCAATGGTCATGGCTATAAAATTGAGCAGTATGGATTCCATTAAAGATTGGGCGATGAGCTGTGATTTTTTTGCGCCCGCAACTTTTCTAATACCAGCTTCCTTTGCCCTTTCCATTGACTTTGTTGTCGAGAGGTTGACATAATTCAGCCAAGAAAGAACAAGAATTATGAAGGCTATGGCCGTTAAGAATTTTATTCTGAGAATGCTGCCGTTGGCAGTAACTTCATAGGGTTTATCGGAATACAGATGAATAGCTTCGATAGGTTCTATATTGTGCCTCTCGGTTTCATTTTTCTCTATATCGCTATCCATTATTTTTTGACGCAAGACATCAATATTGGTGTTCGGGGCCAACTTCAGATAGGTATAATAGTTGTTCATGTTCCAATTTAGCTCATGGGCTTTAGGGCCAAAATCGGTCAACGTTTTTTCAGTCTCGTAGGAAATGAGAAACGAATTCCTGAAATGGGCGGTTTTGGGAACATCTTCCATAATCCCTGTAACCGTAAGTTGGGTTTTTGTGCCATCTTCAAAAACGGAAATTCTTTTTCCCAAAGGGTTTTCGTTTCCAAAAAGTTTTTGGGCAAACGATTTTGAAAGCACTATGGCGTTGGGTTCCGCTAAAACTGTTTTGGGATCTCCCTTTAACAACGGATAATTGAATATATCAAAATATGAAGGATCGGCCAGAGAGCCCAAAGGCTGTTCCAATGTTTTCTCTCCCACCTGAAAGGCCAATTTTTCAAAATAGTAAAACCGTACATAGTCCACTACCTCGGGAAACATTTCCTTTAGGGCGGGTCCAGACGAGTTATACGTCATTGCGTCACCTGGCACAAAAGTGTCCCCTTCGAGATAGTCCATGT from Flagellimonas oceani encodes the following:
- a CDS encoding ABC transporter ATP-binding protein, which encodes MLLELNNIFKWVTTGGQRIFLLKDINLEVEEGEFISIMGPSGSGKSTLLNVIGMLDTFDEGAYNFMDESVHSLKEKHRSNLYKQYIGFVFQSYHLLDELTVKENLEMPLIYKKIKGSERKAMVADMLDRFNIVGKKDLFPAQLSGGQQQLVGVARALISNPKLILADEPTGNLNSKQGEEIMELFKKLNEEGVTIIQVTHSEKNAEYGSRIINLLDGRMV
- a CDS encoding ABC transporter permease; translation: MLKNYLKIALRYLLKNKLYSLINIFGLAVGIASFVLIMLYVNYEKSYDTFEGSENVYRTYMDYLEGDTFVPGDAMTYNSSGPALKEMFPEVVDYVRFYYFEKLAFQVGEKTLEQPLGSLADPSYFDIFNYPLLKGDPKTVLAEPNAIVLSKSFAQKLFGNENPLGKRISVFEDGTKTQLTVTGIMEDVPKTAHFRNSFLISYETEKTLTDFGPKAHELNWNMNNYYTYLKLAPNTNIDVLRQKIMDSDIEKNETERHNIEPIEAIHLYSDKPYEVTANGSILRIKFLTAIAFIILVLSWLNYVNLSTTKSMERAKEAGIRKVAGAKKSQLIAQSLMESILLNFIAMTIGLSLVFAAMPLYNKITGNELYLDWEALINLTPYFIFIIGGVILAGLYPALLLSRYSPAKALKGKVRASTEGIGLRKGLIVTQFFATIVLLTGTFVITKQINFLDNQPIGANVDQIIALHGTVVSDKADSLVVNEFRVLKEQLEVFPFVESTAIAQTYPGDSFDNLSSTRGLWLPDGRKDEINVFYTYHAQPDYFDLVDIEFLAGGTFIPNSNLGGNQIVVNETFLKTMGISSPDELLNKTLTFWGNNDWRVMGVIKDYYHFGLKSPVLPTIIRYQDNISNILIKLDKSATSVAGVASALHQIENKWREVFPKSTFDYTFLDEKFEAQYEQDKAFGNAFQIFTVLSILIASLGLFGLTAYTVVLRKKEIGIRKVNGATITQVLTLLNKDFVKLLGLAFLIAIPSAWYVMNQWLEGFTYRTKFSWWIFALAGVTALLITFLTVSWQSFKAAVTNPVESLKDE